One Silene latifolia isolate original U9 population chromosome 4, ASM4854445v1, whole genome shotgun sequence DNA segment encodes these proteins:
- the LOC141653699 gene encoding uncharacterized protein LOC141653699, with amino-acid sequence MAEVVSSPILSSNDSETTSVGAAAHSPSPAPTSVPSILLQRSEATTKNLRGLNKPKCSTCGNVARSRCPFQCCKSCCSKAQNPCHIHVLKPNATLADRGSSANSAPPQQQQSEVAPPGPSAKGTSVRQLSSTFSQFSNLHIPLRSRKPLSRAEALLINEWRFAKLKEYKENNIEAENEAFDRYMQNISLLKQVFDLYSDRAEDDGTQLSEPPMTSGENTRRVSEIKAKIRSNPLEIDTFRKRIRQTVDQGLRNLQMYKSNRSSGNLDKKYGWVGKTSAWAELNDKLNSSQNEEDLKLCMRIRTKIKGCAKSTSYKKPESTELSKNRSIPDDISFGRGSGNSLLCPVRATQIDQNVLNGMEFHFSSLEEIEDL; translated from the exons ATGGCAGAAGTCGTATCGTCTCCGATTCTAAGCAGCAACGACTCCGAAACCACCTCTGTCGGCGCTGCCGCTCACTCTCCGTCACCGGCGCCGACTTCAGTTCCGTCGATATTACTGCAACGCTCCGAAGCCACGACGAAGAATCTCCGAGGACTGAACAAGCCTAAGTGTAGCACTTGCGGCAACGTTGCTCGCTCTAG GTGTCCTTTCCAGTGTTGCAAAAGTTGTTGCTCAAAAGCTCAGAATCCTTGTCATATACATG TCTTGAAGCCAAATGCTACCTTAGCAGATAGAGGATCTTCTGCAAACTCTGCACCTCCTCAGCAGCAACAAAGTGAAGTGGCACCCCCTGG GCCTTCTGCTAAAGGTACTTCAGTTCGGCAGCTCTCCAGCACTTTCTCACAGTTCAGCAACCTGCACATCCCACTGAGATCAAGGAAGCCACTAAGTAGGGCG GAGGCTTTACTGATAAACGAATGGAGGTTTGCTAAGTTGAAGGAATACAAAGAGAACAACATTGAAGCAGAAAATGAAGCTTTTGACCGCTACATGCAGAATATCAGTTTACTCAAACAAGTATTCGATTTGTATTCTGACAGGGCAGAAGATGATGGTACTCAGTTGTCAGAACCACCTATGACTTCAGGTGAGAATACAAGGAGGGTCTCAGAGATCAAGGCAAAAATAAGATCGAACCCATTGGAAATCGATACATTTCGGAAGAGAATTCGACAGACAGTTGACCAAGGGTTGAGAAATCTTCAGATGTATAAATCAAATAGAAGTTCTGGTAATTTGGATAAAAAATACGGCTGGGTTGGAAAGACTTCAGCTTGGGCTGAGCTGAATGACAAGCTGAACAGTTCTCAAAATGAGGAGGATTTAAAGTTGTGCATGCGGATAAGAACCAAGATTAAAGGTTGCGCAAAATCGACATCATACAAGAAACCCGAAAGCACGGAGCTATCAAAGAACCGCTCTATCCCAGATGATATTAGTTTCGGACGAGGTTCAGGAAACTCTCTTCTGTGCCCGGTCAGAGCGACTCAGATCGATCAGAACGTTTTGAATGGCATGGAATTTCACTTTTCATCCCTAGAAGAGATcgaagatctttaa
- the LOC141653700 gene encoding ATP synthase subunit delta', mitochondrial-like yields the protein MLRQAAIRLPIRSAAASRCFSAQPLATPEVDTTFVESWKKMIPNLDPPNTPSAYMKPRPPTPSAIPSKLTVNLALPYSSLLASKEVEMIIIPATTGQMGVLPGHVSTIAELKPGIMSVHEGSEVSKYFISGGFAVIHANSYADIVAVEAVPVDRIDPAAVQKGLSEFTQKLNSATTDLEKAEAQIGVDVHSALNGALTG from the exons ATGTTGCGTCAAGCCGCCATCCGTCTTCCGATCCGATCCGCCGCCGCATCACGGTGTTTCTCCGCGCAACCACTAGCAACACCAGAAGTTGACACAACATTTGTAGAATCATGGAAGAAAATGATACCAAATTTGGACCCACCAAATACACCATCGGCATACATGAAACCTCGACCTCCAACACCTTCTGCTATCCCTTCTAAACTCACTGTTAACCTCGCTCTCCCTTATTCCTCCCTCCTTGCCTCCAAAGAG GTGGAAATGATCATAATTCCTGCAACCACTGGTCAGATGGGTGTTCTACCAGGTCATGTTTCCACAATAGCAGAGTTGAAACCGGGTATAATGTCAGTCCATGAAGGAAGTGAAGTGAGCAAGTACTTTATAAGCGGTGGCTTTGCTGTCATCCATGCCAACTCATATGCCGATATTGTCGCTGTTGAGGCTGTGCCAGTTGACCGTATAGACCCTGCTGCTGTTCAAAAGGGCCTTTCTGAATTCACTCAGAAACTCAACTCAGCTACTACTGATCTCGAGAAAGCTGAAGCCCAAATTGGCGTTGATGTTCACAGTGCTCTCAATGGTGCCCTCACTGGTTAA